The following nucleotide sequence is from Rhinoderma darwinii isolate aRhiDar2 chromosome 11 unlocalized genomic scaffold, aRhiDar2.hap1 SUPER_11_unloc_21, whole genome shotgun sequence.
TGTGGGAACCACCAATTAGCTGCACTGGGAGTGGCTTATGACGATTCCATAGGTCACATGACTTGCTCTTCCAGTAGAACAGCGGTCAGGCAGCGTTGCTCATTTGCATAGCCCGTGTATAAATACAGCAGCGGTGGAAGGGTAAAGCATTCCATTATCTCAGTTGTGAGCGGATCGCAGTGTGTTATCATGCCTGAGCCCGCCAAGTCTGCCCCGGCGCCCAAGAAGGGCTCCAAGAAAGCCGTGACCAAGACACAGAAGAAGGACGGCAAGAAGCGGAGAAAGAGCAGGAAGGAAAGCTACGCCATTTACGTGTACAAGGTGCTCAAGCAGGTCCACCCTGACACCGGCATCTCGTCCAAGGCCATGGGCATCATGAACtccttcgtcaatgacatcttcgagCGCATCGCAGGGGAAGCCTCCCGCCTGGCTCACTACAACAAGCGCTCCACCATCACCTCCCGGGAGATCCAGACTGCCGTGCGCCTGCTGCTGCCTGGAGAGCTGGCCAAGCACGCCGTGTCCGAGGGCACCAAGGCCGTCACCAAGTACACCAGCGCCAAGTAATGTGCCCCGTCCCTGCAGtaagaacacaaaggctcttctaagAGCCACCCACCTTGTCTACAACAGAGCTGTGCCTGCTATTGTCTGGCCTCCCGCTAGTC
It contains:
- the LOC142698037 gene encoding histone H2B 1.1, with amino-acid sequence MPEPAKSAPAPKKGSKKAVTKTQKKDGKKRRKSRKESYAIYVYKVLKQVHPDTGISSKAMGIMNSFVNDIFERIAGEASRLAHYNKRSTITSREIQTAVRLLLPGELAKHAVSEGTKAVTKYTSAK